The Geobacter sp. AOG2 genome includes a window with the following:
- a CDS encoding methyl-accepting chemotaxis protein — MSHRLKPRIILPVILVNIVFLAGFITHSALRLSGLISIHALGTLLMTAVAWTVVWLMGLVTVMVFLVGRLEKTLEGHLEQVTEIARGHIRGAFIEPVTDEAGSLTQSLREMSGFLDQTLMRIIAASGRLFSSTVNLQGAAEQCAASAGQQQNEAHAIATAAEEMSQTIAGIARNASLAADTSVSAMEIVSCGKETAGRAVEAAARVGTATDDLAGGIGALNRSVGEIGDIVSVINDIADQTNLLALNASIEAARSGEHGRGFAVVADEVRNLAARTIAATAQIAEKISAVQRESHKTGTAMKDASQEVANARAKIEEMENSLHLITDSFEQVKGQVTQIATAVEQQSVTTAQVSASIESTSRMSGTLSSVSAKVMDEVTTIGSATDNLLLLLGAFRLTAHYSAAKAVERIAKEEALRSMDRSRQERELRDAIRRNPFVELFYITDASGRQITSNIAADSLSAGDPAYGSEAFAKMWENRPWFRGAMESGSTYISELYRSAATGAFCCTIAVPLLDSTGRAAGVLGADINVVRISSLG, encoded by the coding sequence ATGTCGCACCGGCTGAAACCCCGCATCATCCTCCCTGTCATCCTCGTGAATATCGTATTTCTTGCCGGTTTCATTACCCATAGCGCCCTACGGTTGTCCGGTCTTATTTCCATACATGCGCTGGGAACCCTGCTGATGACGGCCGTTGCCTGGACAGTCGTCTGGCTGATGGGACTCGTTACGGTCATGGTTTTCCTTGTCGGCCGTTTGGAGAAAACTCTCGAAGGGCATCTTGAACAGGTGACGGAGATTGCCCGGGGGCATATCCGGGGTGCTTTCATTGAGCCGGTCACAGACGAAGCCGGGAGTCTGACGCAGTCGCTGAGAGAGATGTCAGGTTTTCTTGACCAGACGTTGATGAGGATCATTGCAGCATCAGGCCGGCTCTTTTCATCGACCGTCAACCTGCAGGGGGCTGCCGAACAATGCGCTGCCAGCGCCGGCCAGCAGCAGAATGAGGCGCACGCCATTGCAACAGCGGCCGAAGAGATGTCCCAAACCATTGCCGGGATTGCCCGAAACGCCTCCCTGGCGGCAGATACCTCCGTGAGTGCCATGGAAATCGTGAGCTGCGGCAAGGAAACAGCGGGGCGCGCCGTAGAGGCGGCGGCCAGGGTTGGCACGGCAACGGATGATCTGGCAGGAGGTATAGGGGCGCTGAACAGGAGCGTCGGTGAGATTGGTGATATCGTCTCGGTGATCAACGACATTGCCGACCAAACCAATCTGTTGGCGCTTAATGCGTCCATTGAGGCAGCCCGTTCCGGAGAACACGGCCGGGGATTCGCCGTAGTTGCGGATGAAGTACGCAATCTGGCGGCTCGTACCATAGCCGCCACGGCACAGATTGCGGAGAAGATCTCGGCTGTACAACGTGAATCTCACAAGACCGGGACAGCGATGAAGGACGCCTCGCAGGAGGTGGCGAATGCCCGTGCCAAGATCGAGGAGATGGAAAACTCACTACACTTGATTACCGATTCGTTCGAGCAGGTCAAAGGTCAAGTGACCCAGATTGCAACCGCTGTGGAGCAGCAGAGTGTCACGACAGCCCAGGTTTCGGCCTCCATAGAGTCGACTTCACGCATGTCGGGAACGCTCTCGTCCGTATCCGCCAAGGTCATGGATGAGGTTACCACCATCGGTTCCGCAACCGATAATCTTCTTTTGTTGCTGGGGGCGTTCCGTCTTACCGCCCACTACAGCGCAGCCAAGGCCGTGGAGCGGATTGCAAAAGAAGAGGCGCTTCGCTCCATGGATCGCAGCCGTCAGGAGCGTGAGTTGCGCGACGCCATCCGCCGTAACCCCTTTGTTGAACTCTTTTATATTACCGATGCCTCTGGTCGCCAGATTACCTCGAATATTGCCGCAGATAGCCTGTCGGCTGGCGACCCCGCCTACGGTTCAGAAGCTTTTGCCAAAATGTGGGAAAACCGCCCCTGGTTCAGGGGGGCGATGGAGAGTGGGAGCACCTATATTTCGGAGCTGTACCGGTCGGCGGCAACCGGGGCGTTCTGTTGCACCATCGCGGTGCCTCTCCTAGATAGTACGGGCCGGGCAGCCGGCGTCCTAGGTGCCGACATAAACGTGGTCAGGATCAGCAGTCTGGGATAA
- a CDS encoding class III extradiol ring-cleavage dioxygenase produces the protein MERPRAIVCISAHWTTRVPAVISTPWPELIYDFGGFPDELYRMTYPAPGDPILAERITLLLENQGIDAGLDKTRGFDHGVWVPLKLMYPEADIPVVELAVQPHLGPAHHAAIGAALSHLREEGVLILASGSATHNLRDFFGRAVGSPPLEYAREFDDWLSEAVAANDRESLLGYMKKGPHAPNNHPTPEHFLPLFVAMGAGDNGRVLHRAFTYGVISMAAFAWE, from the coding sequence ATGGAACGTCCTCGGGCAATCGTTTGCATCTCGGCCCACTGGACCACCCGTGTTCCTGCTGTTATCAGCACTCCGTGGCCGGAACTTATCTACGACTTCGGCGGTTTCCCCGACGAACTCTACCGCATGACCTACCCCGCGCCGGGCGATCCGATACTTGCCGAACGCATCACCCTGCTGCTGGAGAATCAGGGCATAGACGCAGGTCTGGATAAGACACGAGGATTCGATCACGGGGTCTGGGTGCCGCTCAAGCTGATGTATCCGGAAGCGGATATACCGGTGGTAGAGTTAGCGGTGCAGCCGCATCTGGGGCCAGCCCATCACGCAGCGATAGGGGCCGCACTTTCTCATTTGCGCGAGGAGGGGGTGCTGATCCTGGCCAGTGGCTCGGCGACGCACAATCTCAGGGACTTTTTCGGACGCGCCGTTGGCTCGCCACCTCTGGAGTACGCCAGGGAGTTCGATGACTGGCTCAGCGAGGCCGTGGCCGCGAATGATCGGGAGTCGCTACTCGGTTACATGAAAAAGGGACCCCACGCCCCAAACAACCACCCGACACCGGAACATTTCTTGCCGTTGTTTGTCGCCATGGGGGCTGGGGACAACGGGCGGGTGTTGCACAGGGCCTTTACCTACGGGGTAATCTCCATGGCGGCCTTTGCCTGGGAATGA
- a CDS encoding YceI family protein: MKRTITAISTIITLALPGLAAASSWTIDQDHSNVGFKVRHLMVSNVKGEFRSFNGTLEIDDKDVTKSKVAVNIETPSITTGVTKRDDHLKSPDFFDVAKYPTMTFVSKKVKKAGNDKLKVYGDLTLHGVTREVVLDVEGPTKAYKDPWGNIKRGVSATTKINRKDFGLTWNAAIESGGVVVGDEVTIALEVELLQKK, encoded by the coding sequence ATGAAACGCACTATCACCGCCATCAGCACTATCATCACCCTGGCCCTGCCCGGGCTTGCAGCAGCTTCCAGTTGGACCATCGATCAGGACCATTCCAATGTCGGCTTCAAGGTCAGACATCTGATGGTGAGCAACGTAAAGGGCGAATTCCGAAGCTTCAACGGCACACTGGAAATCGACGACAAAGACGTAACCAAGTCAAAAGTTGCCGTAAACATCGAAACCCCTTCCATCACAACCGGTGTAACCAAACGGGACGACCACCTGAAAAGCCCTGACTTCTTCGATGTGGCCAAATACCCGACCATGACCTTTGTCTCAAAAAAGGTCAAAAAAGCCGGTAACGACAAACTGAAGGTCTATGGCGATCTTACCCTGCACGGTGTAACAAGGGAAGTGGTCCTCGATGTGGAAGGCCCAACCAAAGCCTACAAAGATCCTTGGGGTAATATCAAACGCGGCGTTAGTGCAACGACGAAAATCAACCGAAAGGATTTTGGTTTGACCTGGAACGCCGCCATTGAATCCGGCGGCGTGGTGGTTGGCGATGAAGTGACGATTGCCCTGGAAGTGGAATTGCTGCAGAAAAAATGA
- a CDS encoding MarR family winged helix-turn-helix transcriptional regulator, which yields MKPTNTTTHRALNTYTKLMRAAESVTSRVGRTMGASDLTISQFGVLEALLHKGPLCQRDIAAKILKSTGNITLVIDNLEKRGLVRRERTNEDRRYLTIQLTEHGLELIQDVFTRVEAAIVEEMQVLTNDEQEALGGLCKKLGIREGRR from the coding sequence ATGAAACCGACTAACACTACAACCCATCGCGCCCTGAACACCTACACCAAGCTTATGCGCGCAGCAGAATCGGTAACCAGTCGCGTTGGACGCACCATGGGGGCATCCGATCTGACCATCAGCCAGTTCGGAGTGCTGGAGGCACTCTTGCATAAAGGCCCCCTGTGCCAACGGGACATCGCGGCCAAAATACTTAAGAGCACCGGCAACATAACCCTTGTCATCGACAACCTGGAAAAGAGAGGCCTGGTACGGCGTGAACGCACCAACGAGGATCGGCGTTATCTGACCATTCAACTCACCGAGCATGGACTGGAGTTGATCCAAGACGTCTTTACGAGGGTTGAGGCGGCCATTGTAGAGGAAATGCAGGTACTGACCAACGATGAGCAGGAGGCCTTGGGTGGCCTGTGTAAAAAGCTCGGCATACGTGAAGGGAGGAGATAG
- the rpsA gene encoding 30S ribosomal protein S1, translated as MTDNDTLEQPNAEEMEGESFADMLEQSMKQKGSRLEPGQKVTARVLKVGSEWIFIDTGHKGEGVVDAKEFQNLDGNVTVKDGDSIAAYFLSSSHGEMRFTTRVGGGASGSAQLEEAYQAGVPVEGVVEKEIKGGYEIKLAGTTRAFCPFSQIALRRTDDPTAVIGTRLAFRITAYDEKGRNIVVSRRVLLEEEQRRLREEAAAGISEGVTVTGTVTSLQTFGAFVDIGGLEGLIPISEVGWSRVKEVSDVLSVGQQVKVVVKAIDREKERVSLSLKDTLANPWDLASQTYPEGSFHSGVVSRLAPFGAFVTLADGIDGLIHISKLGGGKRILHPREAVKEGETIEVKVESVDRTERRISLSLAGAARAAEEEEATLADFRRQADEAPKGMGTFGDLLRAKTQKSKK; from the coding sequence ATGACAGACAACGACACCCTGGAACAACCGAATGCAGAAGAAATGGAAGGCGAGAGTTTTGCCGATATGCTCGAACAGAGCATGAAGCAGAAGGGTAGCCGGCTGGAGCCGGGACAGAAGGTAACGGCGCGAGTACTGAAGGTCGGCAGCGAATGGATTTTCATCGATACCGGCCATAAGGGCGAAGGGGTCGTCGATGCAAAGGAATTCCAGAATCTGGATGGTAATGTCACGGTCAAGGATGGCGACAGTATCGCCGCTTACTTTCTCTCATCAAGCCACGGCGAAATGCGCTTTACCACCAGGGTCGGCGGAGGCGCGTCAGGCAGCGCTCAACTGGAGGAGGCCTACCAAGCAGGTGTGCCGGTAGAAGGAGTGGTGGAGAAAGAGATCAAGGGAGGATACGAAATCAAGCTGGCCGGCACGACCCGCGCCTTCTGTCCATTTTCCCAGATTGCACTCCGCCGCACCGACGACCCGACGGCGGTCATCGGGACCCGTCTGGCGTTCCGCATCACTGCCTATGACGAGAAAGGCCGTAACATCGTCGTCTCCCGCCGCGTATTGCTGGAAGAGGAGCAGCGCAGACTCAGGGAAGAAGCCGCGGCCGGCATCAGCGAAGGCGTGACCGTCACCGGCACGGTCACCTCCCTGCAGACCTTCGGCGCTTTTGTGGATATCGGCGGCCTGGAAGGACTGATCCCCATCTCCGAGGTCGGCTGGAGCAGGGTCAAGGAAGTGAGTGATGTTCTGAGTGTGGGCCAACAGGTTAAGGTGGTGGTCAAGGCCATCGACCGGGAGAAAGAGCGCGTATCCCTGAGCCTTAAGGACACCCTCGCCAATCCGTGGGACTTGGCGTCTCAAACCTATCCCGAGGGATCGTTCCATAGCGGTGTCGTTTCGCGTCTGGCCCCTTTCGGCGCCTTCGTCACCCTGGCCGATGGAATCGACGGGCTGATCCACATTTCTAAGCTGGGAGGGGGCAAGCGCATCCTCCACCCGCGCGAGGCGGTCAAGGAGGGCGAAACCATTGAGGTCAAGGTAGAGAGCGTTGACCGCACCGAGCGCCGCATCTCCCTGAGCCTGGCCGGTGCGGCTCGCGCCGCCGAAGAGGAGGAGGCGACCCTGGCCGATTTCCGTCGTCAGGCGGACGAGGCGCCCAAAGGGATGGGAACCTTTGGAGACTTGCTGCGGGCCAAAACCCAGAAAAGCAAGAAGTAA
- a CDS encoding ABC-F family ATP-binding cassette domain-containing protein → MITASNIALSYGKRVLFKDVNIKFTPGNCYGLIGANGAGKSTFLKILSGEITPDKGEITIGPRERLAVLRQDQFAFDEETVFNTVIRGHEQLYKVMVEREAIYAKADFSEADGVRSAELEADFAEMNGYEAESEAAVLLNGLGIPEELRHKKMKELEGGDKVRVLLAQALFGNPDVLLLDEPTNNLDLKSISWLEDFLFRFPNTVIVVSHDRHFLNQVCTHTADIDFGRIQVYVGNYDFWYHASQLNLKQRQNENRKVSEKAEELKAFIQRFSSNASKAKQATSRKKLLDKLTLEEMPVSSRKYPHVMFKAERPCGDIILEISGLTKEIDGVKVLDNLDLIVRKNDKIAFVGGNTLARTTLFQILSGELEPDSGSFRWGVTITTSYFPKENSSYFEKDLSLIDWLGQYSPPTEGETFARGFLGRMLFSGDEATKKTSVLSGGERVRCMLSRIMLSGANALILDEPTNHLDLESITALNDGLIAFPEVVLFASHDHEFVSTIANRIIEITPGGVIDRVMGFDEYLESDDVIRERDELYHGHAELTL, encoded by the coding sequence ATGATCACCGCTTCAAACATTGCCCTCTCTTACGGCAAGCGCGTCCTGTTCAAGGACGTGAACATCAAATTCACTCCGGGCAACTGTTATGGCCTGATCGGGGCCAACGGCGCCGGCAAGTCCACCTTTCTCAAGATTCTCTCGGGCGAGATCACCCCGGACAAGGGGGAGATCACGATCGGCCCCCGCGAGCGCCTTGCGGTGTTGCGCCAGGACCAGTTTGCCTTTGACGAGGAGACGGTGTTCAACACCGTCATCAGAGGACATGAGCAGCTTTACAAAGTCATGGTTGAACGTGAGGCGATCTACGCCAAGGCCGATTTCAGCGAGGCGGACGGTGTCCGCTCTGCGGAACTGGAAGCCGATTTCGCCGAGATGAACGGCTACGAGGCCGAATCCGAGGCGGCGGTGCTGCTGAATGGACTGGGCATACCCGAGGAACTGCGCCACAAGAAGATGAAGGAATTGGAGGGCGGCGACAAGGTACGCGTCCTGCTGGCCCAGGCCCTGTTCGGCAACCCGGACGTGCTGCTTCTGGACGAGCCAACCAACAACCTAGACCTGAAATCCATCTCCTGGCTGGAGGATTTCCTGTTCCGTTTCCCCAACACCGTGATTGTGGTCTCCCATGACCGCCACTTTCTCAACCAGGTTTGCACGCACACCGCCGACATTGACTTCGGCCGTATCCAGGTCTACGTGGGTAACTACGATTTCTGGTACCACGCCAGTCAGTTGAACCTAAAGCAGCGCCAGAACGAAAATCGCAAAGTATCCGAGAAGGCCGAAGAGTTGAAGGCATTTATCCAGCGTTTCTCCTCCAATGCCTCCAAGGCAAAGCAGGCCACATCTCGCAAGAAGTTGCTGGACAAGCTGACCTTGGAAGAGATGCCGGTTTCGTCGCGCAAATACCCCCATGTCATGTTCAAGGCCGAGCGCCCCTGCGGTGACATCATCCTGGAAATATCCGGTCTCACCAAGGAGATAGACGGGGTCAAGGTACTGGACAACCTGGACCTGATCGTGCGCAAAAACGATAAAATCGCCTTTGTAGGCGGCAACACCCTGGCCCGCACCACCCTCTTCCAGATCCTGTCCGGCGAGCTTGAACCGGACAGCGGTTCCTTCCGCTGGGGCGTAACCATCACCACATCCTATTTCCCCAAGGAGAACAGCAGCTATTTTGAGAAGGACCTGAGCCTGATCGACTGGCTGGGTCAGTATTCGCCCCCCACCGAGGGGGAAACCTTTGCCCGTGGCTTCCTGGGGCGGATGCTCTTTTCCGGCGACGAAGCGACCAAGAAAACCTCGGTCCTCTCCGGCGGTGAGCGGGTGCGCTGCATGTTGTCCCGCATAATGCTCTCGGGCGCCAACGCACTGATCCTGGACGAACCGACCAACCATCTGGACCTGGAGTCGATTACCGCCCTGAACGACGGGCTCATTGCCTTCCCTGAGGTGGTTTTGTTCGCTTCCCACGACCACGAGTTCGTTTCCACCATCGCCAACCGGATTATCGAGATCACCCCCGGCGGCGTAATCGACCGGGTAATGGGCTTCGACGAATATCTTGAGAGCGATGATGTGATACGGGAACGGGACGAGCTGTACCACGGCCATGCTGAACTGACCCTGTAA
- a CDS encoding YaiI/YqxD family protein: MRIWIDADACPRVIKEIAFRASERLEIPVSLVANTSLAKHHSRLIDSVVVSEGSDVADDYIAEHAAPEDVVITADIPLAARIVAKGAVGIDPRGEIYTEENVGERLSMRDLMMELRGAGVVQGGPAQFGATDRQRFASSLDSLLTRMAKGRKHIQH, translated from the coding sequence ATGCGCATATGGATTGATGCCGACGCCTGCCCACGGGTCATCAAGGAGATTGCCTTTCGCGCCTCCGAACGCCTGGAGATTCCGGTCTCCCTGGTGGCCAACACCAGCCTTGCCAAACACCATTCCCGTTTGATTGATTCGGTGGTGGTAAGCGAGGGGTCCGACGTTGCCGACGACTACATTGCCGAACATGCCGCACCGGAAGACGTGGTCATAACCGCCGACATCCCGCTGGCAGCCCGAATCGTCGCCAAAGGCGCGGTGGGGATTGATCCGCGGGGAGAGATCTACACCGAGGAGAATGTGGGTGAGCGCCTCTCCATGCGCGACCTGATGATGGAACTGCGTGGTGCGGGCGTGGTACAGGGAGGACCGGCTCAGTTCGGGGCAACGGACCGCCAGCGCTTCGCATCCTCTCTGGACAGCCTGCTGACCCGTATGGCCAAGGGGAGGAAACATATCCAGCACTAG
- a CDS encoding adenosine-specific kinase, protein MQLEIHDVKIDYPEGCNIILGQTHFIKTAEDLYEVVATTVPQASFGIAFTEASGPCLIRSEGNDDGLIRACVTVLKAIGAGHVFCILLRDAYPINILNQVKNCPEVCQIYCATANPLQVIVASTLQGWGILGVIDGFAPKGVESDEERQERRNLLRTIGYKL, encoded by the coding sequence ATGCAACTGGAGATTCATGACGTCAAGATCGATTACCCCGAAGGATGCAACATCATTCTCGGTCAGACCCATTTCATCAAAACCGCCGAAGATCTGTACGAGGTTGTCGCCACCACGGTACCCCAGGCTAGCTTCGGCATTGCCTTCACCGAGGCGTCCGGCCCTTGTCTGATCCGGTCCGAGGGGAACGACGACGGGCTGATCAGGGCATGCGTGACCGTCCTCAAGGCCATAGGCGCCGGTCATGTCTTCTGCATCCTGCTGAGGGACGCCTATCCCATTAATATCCTTAACCAGGTGAAGAACTGCCCGGAGGTCTGCCAGATTTACTGTGCCACGGCAAATCCGCTCCAGGTTATCGTCGCATCAACCCTCCAAGGGTGGGGCATCCTGGGAGTGATCGACGGTTTTGCCCCCAAAGGGGTGGAATCGGACGAAGAGCGTCAGGAACGCCGTAATCTGTTGCGCACCATCGGTTACAAGCTGTGA
- a CDS encoding YbhB/YbcL family Raf kinase inhibitor-like protein, protein MKRLTMALLPAVFWVLLYAAAEGKEIRRMETLTITSPGFSQGGAIPARHTCDGNDTSPSLIIAKVPSTAQSLALIMDDPDAPMGDWVHWVVWNIPPRTWEIPENSLPPQAVQGKNDWHRTGYGGPCPPSGTHRYFFRVYALDITLHLGNSTTKGDLERAMQGHILGKGELMGTYKRR, encoded by the coding sequence ATGAAGCGTTTGACGATGGCGCTGCTGCCGGCAGTTTTTTGGGTGCTTCTGTATGCAGCCGCTGAAGGGAAGGAGATACGCAGGATGGAGACATTGACCATTACGAGTCCGGGCTTTAGCCAAGGAGGCGCCATACCGGCCCGCCACACCTGCGACGGGAACGACACCAGCCCATCCCTTATCATCGCCAAGGTGCCGTCTACAGCCCAGAGTTTGGCGCTAATCATGGACGACCCGGATGCGCCCATGGGGGACTGGGTTCACTGGGTAGTGTGGAACATCCCGCCCCGGACGTGGGAGATCCCCGAGAACAGTCTGCCGCCCCAGGCCGTCCAGGGGAAAAACGATTGGCACCGCACCGGCTACGGCGGCCCCTGTCCGCCGTCCGGAACGCACCGCTATTTTTTCAGGGTTTATGCGCTGGATATCACGCTGCACCTCGGCAACTCCACCACCAAGGGCGATCTGGAACGGGCCATGCAGGGGCATATTTTGGGTAAGGGGGAACTGATGGGGACGTATAAGAGGCGGTGA
- a CDS encoding fumarate hydratase: MSTKPFVYQEPFPLAKDETTYRKIEGSEKYVELAEFAGKQVIRVCPEALTILANEAMRDVSFLLRPAHNEQVAKILSDPEASQNDKGVAMAFLRNAEISAQFELPVCQDTGTATVVAKKGQQVWTGVKDEEWLSKGVYKTYTEENLRYSQTVALDMYKEVNTGTNLPAQIDIMATDGDYYKFLFMAKGGGSANKTMLFQETKALLTPGKLEKFLVEKMKYLGTAACPPYHIAFVIGGTSADACMKAVKLATAKDLDGLPTQGNEHGQAFRDLELEAKLLEAAQKLGIGAQFGGKYFAHDVRVVRLPRHGASCPVGMAVSCSADRNIKAKITKDGLFVEEMDRNPGRLIPEQYRGKHGHGVKIDLNKPMKEILAELTKHPVSTPLLLSGTIVVGRDIAHAKFKEIMDSGKPLPEYLLKHPIYYAGPAKTPAGKASGSFGPTTAGRMDSYVDELQSKGGSLIMIAKGNRSQQVTDACKKYGGFYLGSIGGPAAVLAEENIKKVECIDFPELGMEAVWKIEVEDFPAFILVDDKGNDFFKQLGL; this comes from the coding sequence ATGTCCACCAAACCGTTCGTCTATCAGGAACCCTTCCCGCTTGCCAAGGATGAAACCACGTACCGCAAGATCGAGGGAAGCGAAAAGTACGTCGAGTTGGCCGAGTTTGCCGGCAAGCAGGTCATCAGGGTTTGCCCTGAGGCACTCACCATCCTGGCCAATGAGGCCATGCGGGATGTTTCATTCCTGCTGCGCCCAGCCCACAACGAGCAGGTGGCCAAGATCCTCTCCGACCCCGAAGCCTCCCAGAACGACAAAGGTGTTGCCATGGCGTTTCTTCGCAACGCCGAAATCTCGGCCCAGTTCGAGCTTCCGGTCTGCCAGGACACCGGTACCGCGACGGTCGTCGCCAAAAAAGGCCAGCAGGTCTGGACCGGCGTCAAGGACGAGGAATGGCTGTCCAAGGGGGTCTATAAGACCTACACCGAAGAGAACCTGCGCTACTCCCAGACCGTGGCCCTGGATATGTACAAAGAAGTCAACACCGGCACAAACCTGCCGGCCCAGATCGACATCATGGCCACCGACGGCGACTACTACAAGTTCCTGTTCATGGCCAAGGGGGGCGGCTCGGCCAACAAGACCATGCTGTTCCAGGAGACCAAGGCTCTACTCACCCCGGGCAAGCTGGAAAAATTCCTGGTCGAAAAGATGAAATACCTGGGCACCGCCGCCTGTCCCCCCTACCACATCGCCTTCGTCATCGGCGGCACCAGCGCCGACGCCTGCATGAAGGCCGTCAAACTGGCCACCGCCAAAGACCTGGACGGCCTCCCCACCCAAGGCAACGAGCACGGCCAAGCCTTTCGCGATCTGGAGCTGGAGGCAAAACTCCTTGAAGCAGCCCAGAAACTGGGCATCGGCGCCCAGTTCGGCGGCAAATACTTTGCCCACGACGTGCGTGTCGTCCGTCTGCCGCGTCACGGGGCATCCTGTCCGGTCGGCATGGCGGTCTCCTGCTCGGCAGACCGCAACATCAAGGCCAAGATCACCAAGGACGGCCTCTTCGTGGAGGAGATGGACCGGAACCCCGGCCGCCTGATTCCCGAACAATACCGCGGCAAGCACGGCCACGGCGTCAAGATCGATCTGAACAAACCCATGAAGGAAATCCTGGCCGAACTGACCAAGCATCCGGTCTCTACCCCGCTCCTGCTGAGCGGTACTATCGTGGTGGGCCGCGACATCGCCCACGCGAAGTTCAAAGAGATCATGGATAGCGGCAAGCCCCTGCCCGAATATCTGCTGAAGCACCCCATCTACTACGCAGGCCCGGCCAAGACCCCGGCAGGCAAGGCCTCCGGTTCCTTCGGCCCCACCACTGCCGGTCGCATGGACTCCTATGTGGACGAGCTCCAGTCCAAGGGCGGCTCGCTGATCATGATTGCCAAGGGGAACCGCAGCCAGCAGGTCACCGACGCCTGCAAGAAATACGGCGGGTTCTATCTCGGCTCCATCGGCGGCCCGGCCGCAGTCCTGGCCGAGGAAAACATCAAGAAGGTCGAGTGCATCGATTTCCCGGAACTGGGAATGGAAGCGGTCTGGAAGATAGAGGTGGAGGACTTCCCGGCATTCATCCTGGTGGACGACAAGGGGAACGACTTCTTCAAACAGCTCGGTTTGTAG
- the cysE gene encoding serine O-acetyltransferase: MFKNLREDINSVFERDPAARNVMEIIFCYPGLHALWIYRIAHWFWVREFFFLGRLTSHAGRFLTGIEIHPGAKIGRKFFIDHGMGVVIGETAEIGDNVTLYHGVTLGGVTWDKVKRHPTLGDNVVIGSGAKVLGPFTVGKGAKIGSNSVVVKEVPENATVVGIPGRVVMAQEKKEEARPDLQHGQLPDPEATAISCLFDQIRELERKYAALAEEHEALKKKISG; the protein is encoded by the coding sequence ATGTTCAAGAACCTCCGCGAGGATATAAATTCCGTCTTTGAGCGCGACCCGGCCGCCCGCAATGTCATGGAGATCATCTTCTGCTATCCCGGCCTGCATGCCCTCTGGATATATCGTATTGCCCACTGGTTCTGGGTCCGCGAGTTTTTCTTTCTGGGGCGTCTTACCTCCCACGCCGGCCGTTTTCTGACCGGCATCGAGATCCACCCCGGCGCCAAGATCGGCCGCAAGTTTTTTATCGACCACGGCATGGGAGTGGTGATCGGCGAAACGGCCGAGATCGGAGATAACGTGACCCTGTACCACGGCGTGACCTTGGGCGGGGTAACCTGGGACAAGGTGAAGCGCCATCCGACTTTGGGCGACAATGTAGTGATCGGTTCGGGGGCCAAGGTGCTGGGACCGTTCACCGTGGGCAAGGGGGCCAAGATCGGTTCCAACTCGGTGGTGGTCAAGGAGGTCCCGGAAAACGCCACGGTGGTCGGCATCCCCGGCCGGGTGGTCATGGCCCAGGAAAAGAAGGAAGAAGCCCGCCCCGACCTGCAGCACGGCCAATTGCCCGACCCGGAGGCCACGGCCATCTCCTGTCTGTTCGATCAAATTCGCGAACTGGAGAGAAAGTACGCCGCCCTGGCAGAGGAACATGAGGCGTTGAAGAAGAAGATTAGCGGCTGA